A window of Bacteroidota bacterium contains these coding sequences:
- a CDS encoding cupin domain-containing protein — protein sequence MKDKKANPEHSQQTNSKELEKQREHIIVEIVEYVPNAVMSRTIIKKSTGTVTAMSISEGEEISEKKIPFENYVQVIDGEADIKIDSKDYHLKVGSGIIIPAHTTQRFYARQNFKIISTIIKSGYED from the coding sequence ATGAAAGATAAAAAGGCCAATCCGGAACATTCTCAACAAACCAATTCAAAAGAGTTGGAAAAACAAAGAGAACACATTATAGTAGAAATAGTAGAATATGTTCCAAATGCGGTAATGAGCCGTACAATAATTAAAAAATCAACGGGTACGGTAACTGCCATGTCCATAAGTGAAGGAGAAGAAATCTCTGAAAAAAAGATTCCGTTCGAAAATTATGTTCAAGTAATAGATGGTGAAGCCGATATAAAAATTGATAGCAAAGACTATCACCTTAAAGTAGGCTCAGGCATTATTATACCTGCACATACTACACAACGATTTTATGCCAGGCAAAATTTTAAAATCATTTCTACCATCATTAAAAGTGGTTATGAAGATTAG
- a CDS encoding PA2169 family four-helix-bundle protein has protein sequence MEKNNSTEALNTLLSLNKYRFEGYESATITTEEADLKILFARFATTSRNCHTELIAELNKLKAAVVKGNMASGKFFRIWADAKAALKSKDRKAILSACEYGEDLTTAAYEKILDTIFSETENEQKQLLVSHHKRLSAEHESIKSLYEKC, from the coding sequence GTGGAAAAAAATAACTCGACAGAAGCGTTAAACACACTCCTCTCACTAAACAAATACCGTTTCGAAGGATATGAATCAGCAACGATAACAACCGAAGAGGCTGATTTAAAAATTTTGTTTGCGAGGTTTGCAACTACCAGCCGCAATTGTCATACTGAATTGATAGCAGAACTTAATAAGCTGAAAGCAGCAGTGGTAAAAGGTAACATGGCATCGGGAAAATTTTTTCGCATTTGGGCAGATGCCAAGGCGGCACTTAAAAGCAAAGACCGAAAAGCAATTCTCAGCGCATGCGAATATGGAGAAGACTTAACCACAGCAGCCTACGAAAAAATACTTGACACCATTTTTTCTGAAACCGAAAACGAACAAAAGCAACTCCTTGTTTCACATCACAAACGCCTGTCGGCCGAACATGAAAGCATCAAATCACTATATGAAAAATGCTGA